A region of the Candidatus Delongbacteria bacterium genome:
CTTTAGGTAATGGTAGTTCTGCAAATGGTGTTAGCAGTATAACTTTGGGAAGAGGACTAAAAGCCAGAACATATAATGAAATAGTTGTTGGTGCTTTTAATGCTCCTTACAGTGATGGAGATTCCACAAGTTGGGTTCAAACCGATCCTTTATTTACTGTCGGGAATGGTTTTACATCATGGCCATCCCATGTTAGAAAAAATGCTATGGTGATTTACAAGAATGGAAATACAGAATTTTCTGATAATGTGGGTATCGGTGGGCAAAATGATGTAGAAGAGAATCATAGATTAATAGTTAGATCAAGTACCAATACTTCCGGAAATCCAACACCATATTCAACAGCACTCATTGAAAATACTTATACTGGATCAAATAAATCGATGGCATTACATGTAGTTGGAAGCGGAACTGATGTACCTATGTTAGTCTCACAAAAAGGTACAGGAGATGTTTTTCGTTGTGATTCATATTTGGGAACTAATACCTGGACACCTGTTTTCAAAGTTACTAATGCTGGAAAAATATACACCAGATATGCTGGTTTGGGAACGGGTACTGGATATGACCTACACTTAACCGATTCTGGTGAAATAATAAAAGTTTCTTCTTCTAAACGTTACAAGAAGGATATAAATGGTCTTGAAGTAGACTACAATAAATTTATGTCTTTAAGACCTGTAAATTTTACTTGGAATGAAACTTCAGCCACTCCAGAGAAAAAAGATTTGGGTCTTATTGCTGAAGAAGTAGAAAAGGTAGATAAATCTTTAGCAACTTACAATGAAGATGGTTCTATAGAAGGGGTTGATTATCAAAAAGTAAACATCATGCTTTTGAAGGTAGTTCAAGATCAGCAAAAGATGATTGATGAGCTAAACGAAAGGCTGAAAAAACTGGAAGGTAAATAGAATTATGAGACATTCTAAACTTTTTTCATCTCTGATACTACTTTGTTTTGCTTCTTTTGTTTCTGGTAGTATAGTTATCAATCCTGGTGCAAAGGTAGTACAATTTGCAGGAAAAGCTTCATTTAGTGGAAATTTGATAAATAATGGTATTTTTTCAGCAAATGGAGAAAGCTCGTTTATAGGAAGTAATAATTCTATTATTTCAGGAGTTAATGAGTTTTATTCTATGAGTATCAATAAAAGTAGCGGTTCTGTCATTATTGCTAATGATATCCGAATATTAAATAATTTATCATTTCAAAATGGAAACCTTATAACTGGCGACTATACTGTTTCTCTAGAGAATTCTGGAACTTTAAGTGGAGAGTCTTCGAGTTCCTCTATCATTGGAAATCTTTATATATCCAGATATGTTAATACTACTGCAAATAGTTTAGGTAATGCGGGTTTGTCAATCAGTAGTGGATTGGATAATCTTGGTATCGTTAAGCTGTATAGAACTACAGGAACAAATGGAATTGTAAATATTAATTCAGCAGATGGTATAAAGCGTAAATGGTATATTTCTCCTCAAAACCAACCATTACATGGGCGAGATATTACTTTTAATTGGTTAGCAAATGAAGATAATGGCATCGACTTAACTAGATCTAAAGTGTGGCTGAGTAGTAATGGCAACAATTGGCAAACAATAGGACAATTAACGAATGCTTCAGTTACAAGATCAATTACTGTTCCCACTACATATTTTGGTCACTTAACAGTAAATTCATCCAGTGAGCCACTTCCGAGCTCAATTACTTTTGAAGAGGATGGAAGCAAAGTTGTTAATTTTACTGCTTATATTTCTGGAGCTAAGAAGAAAGCTCAAAAGTTTAGTAAGAAAATTAGTCAAGTCTCTGAATTTAACAAAGCAACTACTCTTACTGTAACTGGAAATAATAATATTATAGCTGATATCAATGGATTTGATGTAACTTTTTCGGCAAACGAGGATTGGAATGGTACTGAAAATTTAGAATTTTCTGTATATGATCCTGCAAAAGGCTCAACTATACTTGGAACTGTTGCGGTTATAGTTTCGCCAGTGAATGATCCACCGGTAAATACGACCCCACCTTCAATTTACATGCCTATACCACGAATTGGTGGTGTTATAAATGGAAGTGTAGGTGTCTGGAATGATGATAAGGATCAATAACCTCATCAATAAATTCATTCAATATAATTGTATATGTTATATACCATTTTATTTGAAATATTTAGGGTGTTGAATATCTTTAAGACCTGACTATTTTTATCTGATCAGCATAATATTTCATGAATGCTTTGAATAATAGAACTGAAATCATGATTAAGATTAAGCCGTTAAATAAATTCTCTCAGTATATAATTTTTGACTCTTATTCATTATAAAATTGTTTTGATAAGATTTAATTGTTAACGGAATTTTTTTTTAAAAATATTGACAACATTTGTTTAACATCTTACTGTTATTTGATGATAAATCTTTTTTTAAGTGTAGGATGGTATGTTAAAGTGTTTTATAAGAATATCTTTAATTTCAGTAAATATAGTTTAGGAGTTTGTTTATATGAAAAGTTTTTCAAATGTAATATTATTTATAATTAGTCTTATAGTTGTATCGTGTTCTGACTTAGAAAACGTGTCTCCATTTTATTCGATGAAATGGATTGATGGTGATTTGCATGTTCAAATTGATCAGGATGAGAAAGAATTGTTTACTGTTGTTGAAATTGAAAAAGTATCGTTTAATAAAATATGTAATGAACTAAAATCAAATTCATATTCTTGGAAATATGATTTAATTGAAGATTTTGTAAAAACGTTACGAAATTTAGGATTAGAAATTACAAAAGAATTAACAGTAAAATTAAAAACTACTACGGGTGCTATTGTTGAAAAAGAAGTTATTTTATCTAAAAGTAAATGGATAAATAACACCCTAGAAATTCATGATTATCCAATTGATGAGTATACCTCTGCTAATCCGAACAATGCATATGATTTTTTGAAATTGGAACCTCTTAAAGAAGCTACATCTATAAAACGTAATAAAAGTGCTCTATCGAGTGTTATTTCAAAACAAGTTGCTGTAGATTACATTGATAGATTACAAGGAATAATAGAGAACAACTTCTCTTACAAGGAAAGGTTTAATGGGAGCTATTTGGAGGCTTTATCTGTTCTAAGAAATTCTATTGGGGATTCAATTTTTATATCCGACCTAGAGAGCAAAGTGAGTAAATTTATTGCATTGTTTGGAGATGGACATGCTGGCTATATTTTTTCAAATGGTAGATATAACAATCTTTATCTCCCATTTTTAATTAACAAAATCAATGGAGAATACATTGCTTTTAATAATGATCGAGATTCATTTTTAGAACCAGAATATCCGATAATTGAAAAAATAGATGGAGTTGATATAAACAAATGGATTGAAGTAGCTAAGTTGTATATCCCAAGAGGTTCAAATCAATATATCTCTATTAACGAAGTTAAAAAATTAAGAGAGATTAACCAATTACGATTAGAATTGAATCTTCCTTTAGAAGATAGAGTTTGTTTAGAGCTTAGCTCATTGGACCGATCATCAAGTAAAAAAATTCAACTTGATCTTATCGAATCGAAACCACAATACGGAACAGGTTATGACAATGTTTCAAAGATTTTAGATAGCAATATTGGTTATCTTCGAATAAAAAAAATGGAGAAAACAAGTGATGATATAATAAAACAAATGGATAACTTCAGGTCAACTGACGCCCTTATTATTGATGTAAGAGGTAATGGTGGAGGTAACCGAAAAATTATAGTTGATCTTTTACCCTATTTTTTAGATGAAAATGAATTTTATGTATCAAATTTAGCGAAATACTGTATTCAGCCTTATGACGAAAAAAATGTAAAAGAAGGGTATTTAGAAGATCGATTTATGTATCCTATATCATCTGATAAGTTTAACGAATTTGAGAAAAATGAATTAAAACAATTTATAAACACTTTTGAGCCTGTTTGGGTTCCAAATGATGAAAAATTTTCAGAGTGGCATTTTATGGTTCACAGAAAGAAAGACAATCCTTTAAGCTACAAATATGATAAGGAAGTTATAATATTGATGGATTCGAACTGTTTTAGTGCTACAGATGTGCTTTTAAATGCTTTTAAAGGTCGAAAAAACGTCACGATGATTGGTGCTCCAAGCGGAGGTGGAAGCGGAAGATCTTATATTTATTTCTTTCCTAGTGACCCAATCAATCTTTTAAGACTTTCAACAATGATTTCGTATAAAACTAATGGAGAATTGATCGAAGGAAATGGAATCTATCCGGATATTTTCAAAGAAGAATCTATTACTGATTTTACTGGTAAATCTGATTCTATTTTAGACGCTGCTATAGAAGTTATAAAGAAAGGGCAGACACTTAATACTAGAGAATAAAATAGAGAGCGACACATGGGATAAATATTTCATGCTTTTCATAATATCAAATCCATTTATTGTTTGTATCAATTTAGCTTCAATTGGAGTTATTTTTAACAATGTAAAACTCATATTTTCTATAATGAAAATAACTCTGGTAATATCTGACGCCTATTTTTGGGTAGATAATTATCATTATTGAATTTTGTTATTGAAACACTAGATATAACTAATTATGAATTTCTAAGAAAATACTTTTACTTAAAATTATTCAAATCGATTTTATTTTGATTATAGAAGTCCATAAGTAAATGTTATTTAAAAATGATTCTATTTGTTACAGAATCACCATTCATAGTTACTTTCATATAACCTGCTAATCCATCAAGTTCAGAGCCATTAACATAAATTGTACTGGAATCAGGATCATCAGTTTCATAACCCAGAATATTACAAATCAGATTGCTCAGTTCAAAATGAGATCTAACAGATTTAGCTTTTTGATAGAAGGGGTCGTCTCTTTTGAGTCCTAAAAAAACTAATGGAACTTCATATATAGTTGGATGAATCCATCCATGTCCTTTTTTACCATCTTCACCTAGGAATTCCCCATGATCGGAAACGTAAATTAAGTAGGTATCATTCCCTAAAACTTTCCTAAAATAGTTATAAATTCTTTTTAAAAAGCTATCAGTATAGGAGACTGTATTGTCATAAGGGTTCTCAAAAATATTGAAATCATCACTATAATAGTTGTAAGGGGAATGCGAACCTCGTTGTTGTATTAGTATAAAATTATCATTATCATTAAATTTGCAATTTTCAATATATTTAACAATATCCATATCATATGACCCTGACAGGTTATAATTGTTTTTTAAAGTGGTTCTGTTTTCGTAAAGGTCAACATTCTCAAATCGGAATAAATCAATCAACGTTTCTACCTCATTTTTTGACTGTCCAGAAATGAATGATGTGTTAAACCCATTATCTTTAGCTAACTTAAAAAGATTGTTTTCGCCATCAACTAATTGATTTGTATCAGGATATTTTAATCTATTTAATAATGTTGCAAATGAAACCTTTGTCATAGTTCCACCCGAAAAAATCTTTCGATAAGTTACGAGAGAGTCTGTGTTTAAGGAGTCCAGAAAAGGAGTTGTTTTTTCACTATATCCATACAAACTCAATCTATCCCATCTCAGCGATTCGCCAAAAACAAGTATTACGTTTCTTTTTGGATTATTTTCGACAATTTTTGGAGTAGATAATTCAAGATAATCATTATGATTTCCAAAAAATCGTTTTGGAATAATTCCAGAAAAAAGGAAATTTGTACTCTTCATAAATGTATGCAACGAATGCTCTCCAGATCGTGGATACAATTCCCTTGTTTGCCAATTTCTTAACTTACCATTGGCAAAATATATATATGAAAAACCAACCAGAATATGTATTATCATAGCTATTGGAAAAATTAGCGAAGAATTTTTAAAAGTTAACCCTTTCCCTTCAAACTTTTTCGATATAAACAGAATTAAGAGAAATGAAATTGTGGATGTAAAAACAGGTAAAATCATTTTGTTAAGTTCTGATCCAAGAGATTCTGCAATCTCACTAACATTTGATGATAACAAGAGAAACTCAGTGGATTGAATATGATTTCCAAAGTATTGATAATGAATTAGTTGAACTAAAGAACCTAGACAAGCCCAACCTAATGCTATGTTTCTCAAACTTAATCTTTTTATAAACGAAGTAACTAAAAAATATATAAAAGGATAGAAAAGATATTTAGGTCTAAAATCAAAAATATAGTATTCGTTGTAAAATGAATAAATCAAATCATTAGTACATAAAACTAAAGTAATGATTAATGAAAATAAAAATGTATAAGCAATTCTTTTTGCCATGATTCTCCAGGAAATTAACTTCTTTAAATTTTACTTCTTCCATCACTTTCGGGAAGTGCAATTTCATATTTTTGAATATTTCTGTACAGAGTTGAATTATTAACTCCTAGGGCTCTTGCAGTCTTTGCCCTGTTCCAATTATTATCTTTCAATGCTTTTTCAATTTTCTCTTTTTTCGATAAATTATCAGAAATGGTTGAATCTTCATTAAAATTGTTTGATTCATTATCAAAAAGTGAAATATCTGTACATTCTAAAAAATCTGATCTGGAAAATATAAATGCTCTTTCTATGAAATTTTCCAGCTCTCGTACATTCCCAGGCCAATTATAATTAAACATTTTTTCTAAAAGGTTTTGTGAAATTCCTTCGATTTTTTTACCCATGATAATATTAAACTTTTTAATAAAATGTTCACTTAAAATTACCAGATCATCTTTTCTGTCTCTCAATGGTGGAATATTAAAATTT
Encoded here:
- a CDS encoding phosphoethanolamine transferase — translated: MAKRIAYTFLFSLIITLVLCTNDLIYSFYNEYYIFDFRPKYLFYPFIYFLVTSFIKRLSLRNIALGWACLGSLVQLIHYQYFGNHIQSTEFLLLSSNVSEIAESLGSELNKMILPVFTSTISFLLILFISKKFEGKGLTFKNSSLIFPIAMIIHILVGFSYIYFANGKLRNWQTRELYPRSGEHSLHTFMKSTNFLFSGIIPKRFFGNHNDYLELSTPKIVENNPKRNVILVFGESLRWDRLSLYGYSEKTTPFLDSLNTDSLVTYRKIFSGGTMTKVSFATLLNRLKYPDTNQLVDGENNLFKLAKDNGFNTSFISGQSKNEVETLIDLFRFENVDLYENRTTLKNNYNLSGSYDMDIVKYIENCKFNDNDNFILIQQRGSHSPYNYYSDDFNIFENPYDNTVSYTDSFLKRIYNYFRKVLGNDTYLIYVSDHGEFLGEDGKKGHGWIHPTIYEVPLVFLGLKRDDPFYQKAKSVRSHFELSNLICNILGYETDDPDSSTIYVNGSELDGLAGYMKVTMNGDSVTNRIIFK
- a CDS encoding tail fiber domain-containing protein: MRKSILFIVLLILVTGLKSEENLFEIRNSDDKKVLEIANDGLRVFNPETDLTGVQLDTLINISNKGINVFIDKSDQKGVTRSFSVVSADDLDKGSKSSDRNVFEISAQTSLNSNEVIDRPMMLWYPHQDRNAFRVGHVFIESPEEVGVNSFASGYKSNARGNYSQAMGYLCSANGNNSTAIGDGSEANGFSSFAFGFSNFANGTSSTALGNGSSANGVSSITLGRGLKARTYNEIVVGAFNAPYSDGDSTSWVQTDPLFTVGNGFTSWPSHVRKNAMVIYKNGNTEFSDNVGIGGQNDVEENHRLIVRSSTNTSGNPTPYSTALIENTYTGSNKSMALHVVGSGTDVPMLVSQKGTGDVFRCDSYLGTNTWTPVFKVTNAGKIYTRYAGLGTGTGYDLHLTDSGEIIKVSSSKRYKKDINGLEVDYNKFMSLRPVNFTWNETSATPEKKDLGLIAEEVEKVDKSLATYNEDGSIEGVDYQKVNIMLLKVVQDQQKMIDELNERLKKLEGK